Proteins encoded together in one Nocardioides marinisabuli window:
- a CDS encoding metal-sensitive transcriptional regulator, producing the protein MDLEPTEIKAIITRMKRANGHLASVIRMMEEGSDCESVLTQLAAVNKALSRAGYAIVATGLQQCLTASDDDLDGVDVKKMEKLFLALA; encoded by the coding sequence ATGGACCTCGAGCCCACCGAGATCAAGGCGATCATCACCCGGATGAAGCGCGCCAACGGCCACCTGGCCAGCGTGATCCGGATGATGGAGGAGGGCTCGGACTGCGAGTCCGTGCTCACCCAGCTCGCCGCCGTCAACAAGGCGCTCTCGCGCGCCGGCTACGCCATCGTGGCCACCGGCCTGCAGCAGTGCCTGACCGCCAGCGACGACGACCTCGACGGCGTCGACGTCAAGAAGATGGAGAAGCTCTTCCTCGCGCTCGCCTGA